Below is a genomic region from Methanolobus sediminis.
TAAAGGATCTGTTAGTAGTTGATAATGCAGATTGCGGCGGGCTTGTGGCTAAACTGAAGGATTCGGGTTGCAATTTTACTCTGGTAAAAGAAAACAGGCTCTCAGATTTTCTGCAAGAAACGGAAACTCTTATTCTTGTTGTGGAAATGCTTGAGCTTGCTTTGCATGCCACGCCTGAGCATCTCAAAGAGGTTGTTTATGGCAAGGCACGTGAGATGGCAGAATATTCAGATGGCATCCTCCTTTTTTATGGTCTTTGCGGAAATGTTCTTGGAAAGGTTGATACTGAACTTGCTGATCTTGCCTGTCCGGTTCGGATTCTGAAAGAGGATAACGGGGATGTGATAGATGACTGCATTGGTGCCGTGCTTGGTAGCAGGGCTGCATATCTTGAGAAACTTAAGAGTTTTAAAGGTGTGGGTACCTTTTTCATGACACCTATGTGGGCAGCTCACTGGCGTGAGATGGTTGTATCTGCAGGTATGACTCCTGATCCGGATGATATCAAGCTCTCAAAGTTCGTTTTTGATTATGCAGGATATAAGAATGTGGCTAAAATGGACACAGGACTTTGTTATGAGAAGCAGTTCGAATCCATGGTAGAAGAATTTGCAAGGCTTTTTGATTTTAATATTATCGAAATGAAGGCAAGTCCTGATTTACTTGTACGTTGCTATGAGCAGTTGAAAGATGAAATATCCGTTTAATGAAATCATTAAATATCCAAAAAAAATAAATGGATAATTCCATTATCCATTATTCGGGATTATAATAAAGAATGTTTACTCTCCTTTACTATATGTTCTTACAGATTCGATCTTTTCCCAGTCATAGTATGTGTTTATTTTCTGACCGCCTTCATCCTCTGTAACACGTACGAACTGTTCCCCAAGGAAAAGGACTACTTTAGAGTAAACTTTTCCTTCATTGACCTGAATGTTTACTCCTTCCCTGAGTTTCCTGGACATTGTTCCATGAAGTGGGGAAGATGCATATTCAAAGACTTTTTCCCATGTGTCTTTCATTTTTTCACCTTTCAATTCAGTATGGTTTTTACAAGTCGATTCTTGTATGAGTAATCATACACCGGATTCTTATGTGTGATTAATTACTACATAAACCTTACTTGTATCTGTGCAAATATATAGTATTCTTCTAAAGTAATAATCGGACATTATGAAAAAGTAACGTCATAAAAGAATTAAAAATAAGTTTTAATGGAAACTTAATTAAAATCAGTCAAGATATTCATCCCTGCATGGAGAGAACACTTCAACAGCAACAGAATCCTCAATTACCTTTGCTTCATGTGAGACATTAGATGGTATATTCCATGAATCCCCGGCATTTACTTCATGAGTCTCATCACCTATGGTCAGTATCATTTTCCCGGACACCATGTAACCAGTTTGCTCATGAATATGTTCGTGTGAAGGTAAGTGGCTTCCATTTTGTAATAAAAACTCAGTCATCAGGGTTTTTTCCCCGTAGACGATTGTTTTCATCTTGATTCCGGGAAGCACTTCTTTGTAATCAGATTCACTATGTTTTCTGAACATTAAATAAGCTTACAGCTTATATCAATTTAGTATTTTTCATTGAGAACAGTAAAATAGAAATATTTCTCTCACCTGTCAGCAGATAAGAGTAAGTCTTTATGTTTTGTTCACTAGTACATTGTACTGATGGAAGGTCTTAAAAATCCTACAGCGCAAGTCGATTTTTTTGATGCCATGCATTTGTAGCTCTCGGGCTTTGCATCAATTTGTTCGAAATCTTTCCAGACTCTGAAATGTCTGAAACGCTGTTGCGTCTTTCTAGACAGCTTCCATTCCATATTTTATTCTCCATTAATTGATTTATTGTTTTTCAGACCTTTCTGTGAGGTCTTCCTGTTCAATTAATGCTCTAATTTTCTCCCATATAAGGTAAACGCATGTAATCTACATATTCTATTATTTTTTCTGATACTTGGTGAGCAGAAAGTATTTCTGGGTCATTTTCACAACTTGATTGCAGAATATGTATTTATGTTCCAATACTTTTTTATATGTCAATAGTCATCATTAAATGTTATAAATCTTGGCTCGAATATTTATACCGGAATCTTGTTACCTTTTTCGTAAGTAAATTCGATAGAATCTCATTCTGCTCTATCTATAAATGTGATGAATCGATATTTTGTGATTTTTCTGTCACTGTCTGAGTTTCTGAATTAGACGGTACAGCTCTGTGACAAACCTTCTATTTCTCCTTCAAGAGATATCCTCAGCTGGCATAGTCTATCAGGCTTTCCAAGTACTATACATTGGTCACCTGCCATTAGCAACGTGTCACCTGTGGGATTTTCAATAATACTGTCTCCTCTTTTGATGGCCAGTACGGTTGTACCATATATATTCCTGAGATTTGCCTCTTTAAGAGTGCATCCATTTAGGGCACTATCTTCATTGATCTTGAAAGATGTGACATCAACACCTGGTAATTCATCTTTAAGGTTAAAATCTTCCTTTTTTCCCTCAAAGGAGTGTCTTCTCAACATAGAATATCCGTTTGCACGTATCTCTGTTGTGAATTTGTAGATCTCTTCTTCGGGTACAAGATATTTTTTAAGAAGACGACTGAATATCTCTACGGATGTTTCATATTCTTCAGGAATAACCTCATTTGCTCCCATCTGGCTGAGTGCCTTTATCTCAGTCATATATCGTGTCCTTGCGATAATATATAATTCAGGATTCATTCTTCTAGCAACCTGTACTATTGTTCTGGTGGCAATGAAATCTGAAATCCCAACGATCAGTATTCTTGCAGATTTTATGTTTGCGGCATCAAGTACGATCTCATGAGTGGCATCCCCATAGTGGATAGTTTCTCCCATCTGTCTTTCTTTGCGTACTGTTTCAGGATTAGTTTCAATTATCACGTAAGGAATGCCTGCTGTCCTTGCAGCATTTGAAAGGGTTTTTCCATTGAAGCCGTAACCTATGATAATCAGGTGATCATGTAGTTCTTCTTCCTCTTCTGCAGTTTCCATACTCTTTGAGTAAATGCCGTTGATCAGTACGCGATTAGTTGTCTTTTTAAGGATTTCATGTGAGATTGTGTGTGAAGAGCTCATGACAAAGGGTGTTAAAGCCATTGTGACTATGGAGACTGCAAGGAAACTCTGGTATAAGCTGTCGTTCAGAAGTCCGTATTCCTTGCCGTAACTAGACAATACGAATGAGAATTCTCCTACCTGGGCGAGTGCCATTCCTGTTATGATTGTGGTTCTGAGTGGGTAGCCAAGAAGGAATGTAACAAGTCCTGATGCAACTGATTTTATCAATATCACTGCGACAGCAAGTACAAGCAGAATGGTAATATTATTTATAAAGAAGTTAACATCCAGAAGCATTCCTATGGATACAAAGAAAAAGCTCATGAATACATCCTTAAAAGGCATCATATTACCTATGGCCTGGTGGCTGTATTCTGATTCGGATATGATAAGGCCTGCCAGGAAAGCTCCCAGTGCCAGTGAGAGTCCGGCATTGGAAGTAAGCCATGCAGTTCCCAAAACAGTAAAGATTATAGTCACAAGGAAAAGTTCTCTGTTACGTGTCTTTACAATTCTGAACAGCAGTAAAGGCATTATCCATCTTGCGTTGATAATCACAAAAAGCATTATTCCAATGCCTTTCAGGATAAATATGAATGGGCTGTCACCGGAAGTGGAAGATACTCCTGCAAGTATGGGTGTAAGCAATATCATCGGGACGATAACTATGTCCTGAAATATGAGGATGCCAAGGGCTATCTTACCGTATGGTGTGTACATTTCCCCTTTTTCCTGAAGCAGTTTAAGAACTATTGCCGTACTGCTAAGACATACAAGGAATCCAAGAAATATCGAGGTGCTGAAACTATATCCGCCATATCGGGAAATGTAATAGACTATTGCTGAGGTAAGTACCACCTGTAGTCCTCCTCCTAGCAGCACGAATCTTTTAATGTCCCAAAGTTCCTTTATGGACATTTCAACTCCTATTGTGAAAAGCAACAGGATAATTCCAATCTCTGCAAGTATCTCTACCTGCTCAGTATCCTGGATAACACCCAGCACATAAGGGCCAGTAATGATCCCTGTTACTAAAAAG
It encodes:
- a CDS encoding cation:proton antiporter domain-containing protein, encoding MDLTLFTEIEIIFGLSISILLLFHRLHLSPVLGFLVTGIITGPYVLGVIQDTEQVEILAEIGIILLLFTIGVEMSIKELWDIKRFVLLGGGLQVVLTSAIVYYISRYGGYSFSTSIFLGFLVCLSSTAIVLKLLQEKGEMYTPYGKIALGILIFQDIVIVPMILLTPILAGVSSTSGDSPFIFILKGIGIMLFVIINARWIMPLLLFRIVKTRNRELFLVTIIFTVLGTAWLTSNAGLSLALGAFLAGLIISESEYSHQAIGNMMPFKDVFMSFFFVSIGMLLDVNFFINNITILLVLAVAVILIKSVASGLVTFLLGYPLRTTIITGMALAQVGEFSFVLSSYGKEYGLLNDSLYQSFLAVSIVTMALTPFVMSSSHTISHEILKKTTNRVLINGIYSKSMETAEEEEELHDHLIIIGYGFNGKTLSNAARTAGIPYVIIETNPETVRKERQMGETIHYGDATHEIVLDAANIKSARILIVGISDFIATRTIVQVARRMNPELYIIARTRYMTEIKALSQMGANEVIPEEYETSVEIFSRLLKKYLVPEEEIYKFTTEIRANGYSMLRRHSFEGKKEDFNLKDELPGVDVTSFKINEDSALNGCTLKEANLRNIYGTTVLAIKRGDSIIENPTGDTLLMAGDQCIVLGKPDRLCQLRISLEGEIEGLSQSCTV
- a CDS encoding DUF1638 domain-containing protein; translated protein: MPVLTFIACRMFEDEIVHIVETDDSIKDLLVVDNADCGGLVAKLKDSGCNFTLVKENRLSDFLQETETLILVVEMLELALHATPEHLKEVVYGKAREMAEYSDGILLFYGLCGNVLGKVDTELADLACPVRILKEDNGDVIDDCIGAVLGSRAAYLEKLKSFKGVGTFFMTPMWAAHWREMVVSAGMTPDPDDIKLSKFVFDYAGYKNVAKMDTGLCYEKQFESMVEEFARLFDFNIIEMKASPDLLVRCYEQLKDEISV
- a CDS encoding cupin domain-containing protein, which codes for MFRKHSESDYKEVLPGIKMKTIVYGEKTLMTEFLLQNGSHLPSHEHIHEQTGYMVSGKMILTIGDETHEVNAGDSWNIPSNVSHEAKVIEDSVAVEVFSPCRDEYLD